Within Paenibacillus sp. RUD330, the genomic segment CCGAGAGCCCCCAGATCTGAAATTTGAGAAAGGGTGCCCGTAATTATGGCAAAAAAGCAATGACTATAGAAGCCATTGCTGCCTGAAAATGGATTTGTGGTATGCCTGAACCGCGTACTATTTGTTTTTTCCTTTTGCCGTTTTGGCCGGCGGCGCGGCAGCGGTTGCGACTTCTGCCTTCTTGTCGGCATTGCGCACGTAAAGGAAGTAGTTCTGGATGATCGTGTAGATGTTCGTGTAGATCCAGTACAGCGGAAGCGCCGAAGGGAAGCTCCAAGCCATGACCAAAATGAGGATCGGGAAGATCATCATGATGGAATTCATCATCGCCATCTGAGGGTTGTTCGGCTGCGTTTTCTGCATCATTTTGGTCTGGACGTAAGTCGTCAGAGCCGCAATGAACGGCAGGATATGCAGATGGTCGGGCTCGCCGAGCTTGAGCCACAGGAATTCATGGACACGGATGTCGGCGTTATAGTAAATGGAGTTGTACAGAGCAATGAAAATAGGCATCTGGACGATCAGCGGCAGACAGCCCGCCATCGGATTGACCTTGTTTTCCTGGAAGAGCTTCATCGTCTCTTCCTGCTGCTTCTGCGGGTTGTCCTTGTGTTTCTTTTTGATGTTGGCAAGCTCCGGCTGCAAGGCCTGCATCGCCTTGGAGCTGCGGTACTGCTTAATGGTAAGCGGCAGGATCAGCGTACGGACGATGATAACCATCACGAGAATGGCGAGGCCGTATTGACCGTTGAACCAGGTCGCGAAATGGTCGAGCAAATACGAGAAGTAGTAAACGACGTACTTTTCCCACCAGTTGCCGTTCTGCAAATCCTCGGTGGTGGTGGTGTGGCTGTTATTCGGCATGCATCCCGAGAGGACGGCCACCATCAGCACCAGGCTGAGCATGACAAGCCACTTGCGTTTTGAAGCCAAACGGGAAAACAACATGTAAATCTCCTCTCTGAGAGCCTGTCGCAATTCAACCTAAACTATACCATATAATAGGGCCCAAGCAAAACGGACTTCATCATCAAATTATGGTGAAGACGTTTGCGTAGAGAAGAATAGATCGGCCCTGTTGCCGGGCGTTCTATTCTGACAAG encodes:
- a CDS encoding YidC/Oxa1 family membrane protein insertase, whose amino-acid sequence is MLFSRLASKRKWLVMLSLVLMVAVLSGCMPNNSHTTTTEDLQNGNWWEKYVVYYFSYLLDHFATWFNGQYGLAILVMVIIVRTLILPLTIKQYRSSKAMQALQPELANIKKKHKDNPQKQQEETMKLFQENKVNPMAGCLPLIVQMPIFIALYNSIYYNADIRVHEFLWLKLGEPDHLHILPFIAALTTYVQTKMMQKTQPNNPQMAMMNSIMMIFPILILVMAWSFPSALPLYWIYTNIYTIIQNYFLYVRNADKKAEVATAAAPPAKTAKGKNK